In one Nitrospira sp. genomic region, the following are encoded:
- a CDS encoding outer membrane protein transport protein, translating to MLLTQRLRQSLVLVLMLVFSGGLLFPTQAHAQTPRLQGQSASAAAMGNAFVAQADDPSALHYNPAGMTQLHGFQTLFGTSLIGGTTQFTSPTGAQVTGDRNGSLAWPPPGHVYLVANLKDLGLSALGNFSAGIGFNNPFGSLTRYPIDGPFRSALTFTTLPLLDIKPTIAYKLNDQLSFGLGADIYTFSGLFGEGHLEQKSIWPGGQGIAPGSLVEINGGDTTAGFNVSLLYTPFRNSDGKPLVNIGLVYRSQATFHLTGTLLANGALVANTAATFVLPQVFSGGMAVWPVRTADREWKLEFDVDYVGWKSNRTLDIHLSNGALLPFPQNWQSGYTTMVGTEYRWLNMPAMPDWDVALRAGYMNQQTQIPDRTFNPGVPSANSHIPSVGIGLACHANGSFLGLLRCGELGIGPLKPQLFAIDLAYQAAFYEVRTVTGNQNPSVNGRYDTLIHAGSLSLRFNY from the coding sequence ATGTTGCTCACGCAGCGCCTCCGCCAATCCCTCGTACTGGTCCTCATGCTGGTGTTTTCCGGTGGACTGCTGTTCCCGACACAGGCTCACGCTCAAACCCCGCGTCTCCAAGGACAGTCGGCTTCCGCGGCCGCCATGGGGAACGCCTTCGTCGCGCAGGCCGATGACCCCTCCGCATTGCATTACAACCCCGCCGGCATGACACAGTTGCATGGGTTCCAGACCCTCTTCGGGACGTCGCTGATCGGCGGGACCACCCAATTCACCAGTCCGACCGGCGCTCAAGTGACAGGAGATCGAAACGGGAGCCTGGCTTGGCCGCCTCCGGGTCATGTATACCTCGTCGCCAATCTGAAGGATCTCGGACTGTCGGCACTCGGAAACTTCAGCGCGGGAATTGGGTTCAACAATCCTTTCGGCTCGCTCACCAGGTACCCGATTGATGGTCCCTTCCGCAGTGCCCTCACCTTTACCACCTTGCCGCTCCTGGACATCAAACCGACCATCGCCTACAAGCTCAATGACCAGTTGTCATTCGGTTTGGGCGCCGACATCTACACCTTTTCGGGTTTGTTCGGAGAGGGCCACCTCGAGCAAAAATCCATCTGGCCAGGAGGACAGGGGATTGCACCCGGCTCACTGGTCGAGATCAACGGGGGTGATACCACAGCGGGGTTTAACGTCAGCCTGCTGTATACACCGTTCCGTAACAGCGATGGCAAACCCCTCGTGAACATCGGGCTGGTTTATCGGAGTCAAGCCACGTTCCATCTCACCGGAACGCTATTAGCCAATGGCGCCTTAGTGGCCAACACCGCAGCCACCTTCGTGCTCCCGCAAGTATTCTCCGGCGGCATGGCGGTCTGGCCGGTCCGTACCGCCGATCGTGAGTGGAAACTGGAGTTCGACGTCGACTATGTCGGCTGGAAGTCGAACCGAACCCTCGATATTCACCTTTCCAACGGCGCGCTGCTGCCCTTTCCACAAAACTGGCAAAGCGGCTATACCACCATGGTCGGCACCGAATATCGCTGGCTGAATATGCCGGCCATGCCCGACTGGGATGTGGCTCTACGAGCCGGGTATATGAATCAACAGACTCAAATCCCAGATCGTACATTCAATCCAGGAGTTCCCTCCGCCAACTCCCACATCCCCTCGGTGGGAATCGGGCTGGCCTGCCACGCGAACGGGTCTTTCCTGGGATTGCTGCGCTGCGGCGAATTGGGTATCGGTCCCCTCAAACCACAATTATTCGCCATCGATTTGGCCTATCAGGCCGCCTTCTATGAAGTTCGAACCGTGACCGGCAACCAGAACCCGAGCGTCAATGGCCGCTACGACACACTCATTCACGCCGGCTCACTTTCCCTGCGGTTCAACTATTAA